A DNA window from Engystomops pustulosus chromosome 6, aEngPut4.maternal, whole genome shotgun sequence contains the following coding sequences:
- the ARL5C gene encoding putative ADP-ribosylation factor-like protein 5C, with protein MGQLFTKLMSIFGNKEHKVIIVGLDNAGKTTILYQFLMNEVVHTAPTIGSNVEEIVLRNTHFLMWDIGGQETLRATWNSYYSNTEFVILVIDSTDRERLPETRDELYKMLAHEDLQNAAVLIFANKQDVKDSMSASEISTMLALSAIKDRAWHIQGCCALTGEGLPAGLDWLKSQVTAN; from the exons ATGGGACAACTGTTTACTAAACTCATGAGCATCTTCGGCAATAAAG AGCACAAAGTCATCATTGTTGGGCTGGACAATGCTGGGAAGACGACCATCCTGTACCAATT TCTCATGAATGAAGTGGTTCATACAGCACCCACTATTGGCAGTAATGTAGAAGAGATTGTCCTGCGAAACACCCACTTCCTGATGTGGGATATTGGGGGACAGGAAACCCTTCGCGCCACATGGAACAGTTACTACTCTAATACTGAG TTTGTCATTTTGGTGATTGACAGCACGGATCGAGAACGCTTGCCAGAGACGCGGGATGAGTTGTACAAGATGCTGGCACATGAG GACCTGCAGAACGCGGCTGTGTTAATTTTTGCTAACAAACAGGATGTTAAGGACTCCATGTCGGCCTCTGAGATCTCAACTATGTTGGCACTTAGCGCCATAAAAGACAGAGCCTGGCATATTCAGGGTTGCTGTGCGCTTACTGGAGAAGG GCTGCCTGCTGGATTAGACTGGCTGAAATCTCAAGTTACTGCGAACTGA
- the LOC140064538 gene encoding uncharacterized protein isoform X1: protein MVGEDPTLSIYMAGHCQLCVPSFNITMKLLVSLLLSLLPYTHGYIWAWMLSMPYNNPEDAAGLARSPPTKGSMVTCDHDRSCGRGLFCDRHFGLCVALRHEGQYCRKDSQCVRGLGCMFGRCQQIVPGGHEGSRCRQDKDCSPSMCCARHHGEMICKRKLPAGGSCYVPEGGLAFSINQLCPCEEGLVCSSTHPSREKEFVYSPSSDWKCVAPSP, encoded by the exons ATGGTGGGGGAGGACCCCACACtaagtatatatatggcaggtcaCTGTCAGCTGTGTGTCCCATCATTCAATATCACCATGAAGCTGCTGgtgtctcttctcctctctctccttccttaCACACATGGATACATTTGGGCCTGGATGTTGTCGATGCCCTATAACAATCCAGAAGATGCAGCTGGACTTGCAAGAAGCCCCCCAACTAAGGGGTCTATG GTAACATGTGATCATGACCGCAGTTGTGGACGTGGCCTGTTTTGTGACCGTCACTTTGGTCTTTGTGTGGCACTTCGTCATGAAGGTCAATACTGCCGAAAGGATTCTCAGTGCGTTCGAGGTCTGGGTTGTATGTTCGGCCGTTGTCAACAAATTGTACCAGGGGGCCATGAAG GTTCCAGATGCCGACAAGACAAGGATTGCTCTCCCTCTATGTGCTGTGCCAGACACCATGGAGAGATGATCTGCAAGCGCAAACTACCTGCTGGGGGCAGTTGTTATGTGCCAGAGGGGGGGTTGGCATTTAGCATCAATCAGCTGTGTCCCTGTGAAGAAGGACTGGTGTGCAGCTCCACACACCCATCTCGAGA GAAGGAATTTGTTTACAGTCCCAGCTCAGACTGGAAATGCGTGGCTCCCTCCCCATGA